One Nicotiana sylvestris chromosome 12, ASM39365v2, whole genome shotgun sequence genomic window carries:
- the LOC104232249 gene encoding fasciclin-like arabinogalactan protein 17, producing MDFQIYGVSNLFIFTVILLFSIAAATLQENQNATFVKPTTSAPQINSNSILVALLDSHYTELSELVEKALLLQTLEEAVSKHNITIFAPKNEALERDLDPEFKRFLLEPGNLRSLQNLLLFHMIPARIVSNQWPARVHATLYPGDENVNVVQKNGEKMVSSAMIIKQDDIIKPDGVIHGIERVLIPKSVQQDFNTRRSLRSISAVLPEGAPEVDPRTHRLKKPAPVPAGAPPVLPVYDALAPGPSLAPAPAPGPGGPHHHFDGESQVKDFIQTLLHYGGYNELADILVNLTSLATEMGKLVSEGYVLTVLAPNDEAMAKLTTDQLSEPGAPEQIMYYHIIPEYQTEESMYNAVRRFGKVKYDTLRLPHKVVAEEADGSVKFGAGEEGAYLFDPDIYTDGRISVQGVDGVLFPIEEIKVAPVAAPVAKVVAKPRRGKLMEVVCGTLGSFAFASCH from the exons ATGGATTTTCAGATCTATGGCGTTAGCAATCTCTTCATTTTCACTGTTATACTCCTTTTCTCCATTGCAGCTGCTACATTGCAAGAAAACCAAAATGCAACATTTGTAAAACCCACAACTTCAGCACCCCAAATCAACTCAAACTCCATTCTTGTAGCTCTTTTGGATTCTCACTACACTGAGCTATCTGAGCTAGTTGAAAAAGCCCTTTTGCTTCAAACACTTGAAGAAGCTGTTTCTAAGCATAACATTACCATTTTTGCCCCTAAAAATGAGGCTCTTGAACGTGATTTGGACCCTGAGTTCAAGCGTTTCTTGCTTGAACCTGGGAATCTTAGGTCGTTGCAAAATCTGTTGCTGTTTCATATGATTCCCGCTCGCATTGTTTCCAACCAATGGCCGGCGCGTGTGCACGCGACCTTGTATCCTGGAGATGAGAATGTAAATGTTGTGCAGAAGAACGGTGAGAAAATGGTGAGCAGCGCAATGATTATTAAGCAAGACGATATTATCAAACCCGACGGTGTAATTCACGGGATTGAGCGTGTGTTGATACCTAAATCAGTTCAACAAGATTTCAACACCCGTAGAAGTCTCCGGTCAATCTCCGCCGTGCTGCCCGAAGGAGCACCGGAAGTTGACCCGAGGACTCACCGGTTGAAGAAACCTGCACCCGTCCCAGCTGGCGCACCACCAGTGCTGCCAGTATACGATGCACTAGCGCCCGGGCCATCTCTGGCCCCGGCACCGGCTCCCGGCCCAGGTGGACCCCACCATCACTTTGATGGTGAAAGTCAAGTAAAAGATTTTATTCAAACACTCCTACATTATGGAGGTTACAATGAATTAGCAGACATTCTTGTGAATCTAACATCATTGGCTACAGAAATGGGTAAATTAGTATCAGAAGGGTATGTTTTAACTGTTTTGGCGCCCAATGATGAAGCGATGGCTAAGCTGACGACTGATCAGCTTAGCGAACCAGGGGCACCAGAACAGATAATGTATTACCATATAATACCGGAGTATCAAACGGAGGAAAGTATGTATAATGCAGTGAGGAGATTTGGGAAAGTGAAGTATGATACATTGAGGTTACCACATAAAGTTGTGGCTGAGGAAGCTGATGGTTCAGTGAAATTTGGGGCAGGTGAAGAAGGGGCATATTTGTTTGATCCTGATATTTATACTGATGGAAGGATCTCTGTGCAAGGAGTTGATGGTGTTCTGTTCCCTATTGAGGAAATTAAGGTGGCTCCTGTAGCTGCCCCTGTTGCTAAGGTTGTTGCAAAGCCAAGAAGAG GAAAGTTGATGGAAGTAGTATGTGGTACACTGGGGTCATTTGCTTTTGCTAGTTGTCATTAA